One window of Thermacetogenium phaeum DSM 12270 genomic DNA carries:
- the eutC gene encoding ethanolamine ammonia-lyase subunit EutC has protein sequence MDERQIAALVEEIISELEGKSGARRVNSPQENVSQGKEAARGGRGLVKGVYDYGNLKEVIKTSTSARLGVGRCGPRPLTDVLLSFLEDHAAAQDAIFIRVDSEFIKRLGLIHLKTRVTDINEHLTRPDLGRRLDEESEKILRAEGVTEPQVQLIVADGLSSTAVEKNVPELLPFLQKGLEKEGVKIGKPVFVEFGRVGVIDHIGEIVRAESAILLIGERPGLATAESMSAYLEYEPRLGKTDADRIVISNIHERGLSPAEAGAEILELIQKILRARQSGVGANLS, from the coding sequence TGAGAGACAAATTGCAGCTTTGGTTGAGGAGATAATTAGTGAACTTGAAGGAAAAAGTGGAGCAAGACGTGTTAACTCCCCCCAAGAGAACGTTTCTCAGGGTAAAGAAGCAGCCAGAGGGGGGCGAGGCTTAGTCAAAGGTGTTTATGATTACGGCAACCTGAAAGAAGTAATCAAAACTTCGACTTCGGCGCGCCTGGGAGTAGGACGATGCGGCCCTCGGCCCCTGACGGATGTGCTGCTATCCTTCCTGGAGGACCATGCAGCTGCTCAGGATGCTATTTTCATTAGAGTTGATAGTGAATTCATTAAACGCTTAGGTTTGATACATTTAAAAACACGTGTAACCGATATTAATGAACATTTAACACGGCCCGACCTTGGAAGGCGGCTTGATGAAGAATCAGAGAAAATCTTACGAGCTGAAGGTGTAACTGAGCCTCAGGTTCAGTTGATTGTAGCAGACGGGTTGAGTTCGACGGCTGTAGAGAAGAATGTTCCGGAACTTCTACCTTTCCTTCAGAAGGGCTTGGAGAAGGAAGGAGTGAAGATAGGGAAACCCGTATTCGTGGAGTTCGGAAGGGTCGGCGTAATTGACCACATCGGAGAAATCGTCAGGGCAGAATCTGCGATATTGCTGATAGGTGAAAGACCGGGGTTGGCGACTGCGGAGAGTATGAGCGCCTATCTGGAATATGAGCCCCGGCTCGGGAAAACCGATGCTGACAGAATAGTCATCTCCAATATCCACGAGCGCGGATTGTCTCCGGCTGAGGCTGGGGCCGAAATTCTTGAACTCATTCAGAAGATCCTGCGTGCCAGGCAGAGTGGCGTAGGCGCAAACCTCAGTTAA
- the eutL gene encoding ethanolamine utilization microcompartment protein EutL, with translation MNNLQAIKPRVLSVKIIPNVYPELGKELGFKPHHRSIGMITCDIDDAGYTAIDEATKKADVEVVYAKSFYAGAAHASGPLSGEFIGILAGPNPAEVQSGLNAAIQCLEEEAWFYAADPDGKIAFYPHVISRTGSYLSKVCGIPEGTPIAYLIAPPIEAMYALDLALKAAEVKLCVFYGPPTETNFAGGLLTGTQSACRAAARAFQEGVLYVARNPLKF, from the coding sequence GTGAATAATTTACAGGCGATTAAACCTAGGGTACTCAGCGTGAAAATTATTCCCAACGTTTATCCAGAACTCGGTAAAGAATTGGGATTCAAGCCTCACCACAGAAGCATTGGCATGATTACCTGTGATATTGATGATGCCGGCTACACTGCAATTGATGAGGCAACAAAAAAGGCTGACGTAGAAGTTGTTTATGCAAAGTCCTTTTATGCCGGGGCAGCTCATGCCTCCGGCCCGTTGTCCGGAGAATTTATCGGAATTCTTGCCGGCCCTAACCCTGCGGAAGTTCAAAGCGGTCTTAATGCAGCCATTCAGTGTCTGGAAGAGGAGGCCTGGTTTTACGCCGCCGATCCGGATGGGAAAATTGCTTTTTATCCCCATGTGATTTCCCGGACTGGGAGTTATCTTTCGAAGGTTTGTGGAATTCCGGAGGGCACGCCGATAGCTTACTTGATTGCCCCTCCAATTGAAGCCATGTATGCTCTTGATTTAGCTTTAAAAGCTGCTGAAGTTAAACTTTGCGTGTTTTATGGACCGCCTACCGAAACCAACTTTGCCGGTGGATTGTTGACGGGAACTCAAAGCGCGTGTCGTGCTGCAGCCCGCGCTTTTCAGGAAGGTGTTCTCTATGTTGCTCGAAATCCCTTGAAATTCTAG
- a CDS encoding acetaldehyde dehydrogenase (acetylating), with translation MGIDKDLISRQQARDLAKKASAAQKIWAQASQEEVDRVVEAAVKAGADAAQKLAEMAVEETCMGTVQDKVVKNLLATKILGDYIRDMRTVGVVNEDQEKKIVEIAEPVGTIAGITPTTNPTSTVLYKAIIALKSRNAIVFSPHPRAVRCSCEAARTVYEAAVKAGAPEGIIGCMDTPTMEGTRELMTYPDVSFILATGGTSLVHAAYSSGKPAIGVGPGNVPVYIERTADVEKAVRYIILSKTFDNGTVCASEQHVVTERVIEDVVVEALKENGAYFLDSSEKKKVEEVVVRNGGVNPKVVGQAATKIAEMAGIKVPVGTKVLIANLSQVGPHEPLSGEKLCPVLGFYTVDNWVEACELCISLLQYMGIGHTLAIHSQNEAVVMEFALKKPISRIVWNSPSTHGAVGLTTGLAPALTLSCGAMGGSSTADNVTPYHLLNIKRLCAGIKDPEELNFGSATGTLQRQDLEAIVREVLRRSPDKCLQEVESIVWETWKRLQESSVK, from the coding sequence GTGGGTATTGATAAGGATTTAATTTCCAGACAGCAGGCGCGAGACTTAGCTAAAAAAGCCTCTGCTGCGCAGAAGATTTGGGCTCAAGCATCTCAGGAAGAGGTGGATCGCGTTGTGGAAGCTGCAGTTAAGGCGGGGGCTGATGCTGCTCAGAAGCTCGCGGAAATGGCTGTAGAAGAGACCTGCATGGGTACAGTTCAGGATAAAGTAGTAAAAAACCTCCTGGCGACGAAGATTCTTGGTGATTACATCAGAGATATGAGAACCGTTGGAGTTGTCAATGAGGATCAAGAGAAAAAAATCGTGGAAATTGCAGAACCTGTTGGCACGATTGCCGGCATCACTCCAACGACTAACCCAACTTCAACCGTTCTTTACAAAGCGATTATCGCTTTAAAGTCGAGGAACGCGATTGTCTTTTCACCCCACCCCAGAGCGGTGCGGTGCAGCTGTGAGGCTGCCAGAACTGTTTACGAGGCAGCTGTAAAAGCAGGAGCGCCTGAAGGGATCATCGGTTGTATGGACACACCTACCATGGAGGGAACTCGAGAATTAATGACCTATCCGGATGTCAGCTTCATTCTGGCTACCGGAGGCACGAGTCTGGTACATGCTGCTTACAGTTCTGGAAAGCCGGCGATTGGGGTGGGCCCCGGGAATGTGCCTGTCTACATTGAACGAACTGCTGATGTGGAAAAAGCCGTGCGCTACATTATTTTGAGTAAAACCTTTGACAACGGAACGGTTTGTGCTTCTGAGCAGCATGTTGTGACCGAGCGGGTGATCGAGGATGTGGTTGTAGAGGCTTTAAAAGAAAACGGCGCCTATTTTCTGGACAGTTCAGAAAAGAAAAAGGTTGAGGAGGTGGTTGTCCGCAACGGAGGCGTTAATCCAAAAGTCGTTGGTCAGGCGGCGACGAAGATTGCTGAAATGGCGGGTATCAAGGTTCCTGTCGGAACAAAAGTTCTTATTGCAAACCTCTCGCAGGTAGGGCCTCATGAGCCTCTTTCCGGCGAGAAGCTTTGTCCGGTTCTTGGGTTCTACACTGTCGACAACTGGGTGGAGGCATGTGAGTTGTGCATATCTTTGCTTCAGTATATGGGAATAGGCCACACTCTGGCAATTCATTCACAAAATGAAGCTGTTGTCATGGAGTTTGCTTTAAAGAAGCCGATTTCCCGGATAGTTTGGAATTCTCCGTCAACCCACGGAGCGGTAGGTCTCACCACAGGGCTGGCGCCGGCGCTGACGCTAAGCTGCGGAGCAATGGGAGGAAGCAGTACCGCGGATAATGTAACTCCGTACCATCTTCTCAATATTAAAAGACTTTGCGCCGGGATTAAGGATCCTGAAGAGCTTAATTTCGGGAGCGCAACAGGCACATTGCAGAGGCAAGATTTAGAGGCTATTGTTCGGGAGGTGCTGCGCCGTAGTCCGGATAAGTGCCTGCAAGAAGTTGAGTCTATCGTTTGGGAGACGTGGAAACGGTTACAGGAAAGTTCTGTTAAATGA
- a CDS encoding BMC domain-containing protein yields MIETRGLVAAIEAADAMCKAADVRLIGRDLSSGGLVAVMVRGDVGAVKAAVDAGAAAAQKVGELVAVHVIPRPHNEVEYILPRPGSQDKTKK; encoded by the coding sequence ATGATCGAAACAAGGGGGCTTGTGGCTGCGATTGAGGCTGCGGACGCCATGTGTAAAGCTGCGGACGTCAGACTTATTGGTCGTGACCTTTCTAGCGGTGGCCTGGTGGCTGTAATGGTGCGTGGAGATGTTGGTGCCGTCAAAGCGGCGGTAGATGCCGGTGCTGCTGCTGCTCAGAAGGTAGGAGAGTTGGTAGCTGTTCATGTAATCCCTCGTCCCCATAATGAGGTGGAATACATTCTCCCGCGTCCCGGTTCCCAAGACAAGACGAAAAAGTAA
- the eutJ gene encoding ethanolamine utilization protein EutJ: MIDIDRVNQYVGQIAGYIEGNTALRGAKQYFAGVDLGTTYMVVAVVDEEGRPAGGALRCAEVVRDGLVVDYVGAVKIVRELKKEVEEALGSELEVAAVAYPPGCEGRNVDAFRYVAEGAGFECVRSLEEPVAANLVLQVKDGAIVDIGGGTTGIAVLKDGEVVYTADEPTGGTHFSLVIAGAYKIPFYEAEERKKDPSLQMELFPVVKPVMEKISIIIERESRRSGYSVKEIYLCGGTSAFKGIEKIIAGRTGLPVVKAAYPWLVTPVGIALACREAILNGHEGTD; this comes from the coding sequence ATGATCGATATCGACCGCGTTAATCAATATGTCGGTCAGATTGCCGGATACATTGAAGGCAATACAGCGCTGAGAGGAGCGAAGCAATACTTTGCCGGCGTTGATCTTGGGACGACCTATATGGTGGTAGCGGTTGTCGATGAAGAAGGCAGGCCCGCAGGCGGAGCTCTTCGCTGTGCTGAAGTGGTGAGGGATGGACTTGTGGTTGATTATGTCGGTGCTGTAAAAATTGTAAGAGAATTGAAGAAAGAAGTCGAAGAAGCGCTGGGGTCTGAATTGGAGGTGGCTGCCGTAGCTTATCCTCCCGGTTGTGAGGGGAGGAATGTGGACGCGTTTAGATATGTTGCCGAAGGCGCAGGTTTTGAGTGTGTGCGATCCCTGGAGGAACCTGTTGCAGCGAACTTAGTTCTTCAAGTTAAGGATGGAGCGATCGTCGATATCGGTGGGGGAACGACCGGAATAGCCGTTCTCAAAGACGGGGAAGTGGTTTACACTGCTGACGAGCCTACAGGAGGGACACACTTTTCCTTGGTAATTGCAGGCGCTTATAAGATTCCATTTTACGAGGCTGAAGAAAGGAAAAAGGACCCTTCTTTACAAATGGAGTTGTTTCCTGTGGTGAAACCGGTGATGGAAAAAATATCTATTATTATTGAAAGAGAAAGCCGTAGATCCGGATATTCAGTGAAAGAAATCTATCTCTGTGGCGGCACCAGTGCCTTTAAGGGAATAGAAAAAATTATTGCTGGCCGAACAGGTCTTCCGGTTGTAAAAGCCGCTTATCCCTGGTTGGTGACACCTGTAGGGATCGCCTTGGCCTGTAGGGAGGCAATCTTAAATGGTCACGAAGGAACTGATTGA